In a single window of the Magnolia sinica isolate HGM2019 chromosome 7, MsV1, whole genome shotgun sequence genome:
- the LOC131251803 gene encoding pectinesterase 3-like, with product MDSINSFKGYGKVKEAEEQAFRKKTRRRLTIIVVSVIILVMIIVGAAVGSVIHKKNSSSDGSKPSTSAPVDSLKAVCSVTQYPDSCLTSIASIESSSDKADPEELFKLSLKVAIDELSKISTLPDRLAAGTTDQRLKLALADCKTMFEDAIDELNTSLSSMLPGKGEKLLSDAKLADIRTWISTAATDQDTCLDGLAEFSQELRIQMEKEIRNSTQFTSNSLAIATKIMTILEKLNVPIHRKLLSVGFPGWVSSKDRKLLQEAKPTPDVTVAKDGTGQFKTIAEAVASVPKKNEKRYVIYVKEGVYVENVIIDKSKWNVMMYGDGQDKTIVSGSKNVVDGTPTFSTATVAAVGRNFIAKDMSFKNTAGPKKHQAVALRAGSDRSVFFQCSFDAFQDTLYAHSNRQFYRNCDITGTIDFIFGNAAAIFQDCTIRPRQPDTNQLNTITAQGKNDPNQNTGISIQQCQITAFDNLTAPTYLGRPWRPYSTTIIMQSGISNIVHPAGWLSWISNTVPPKTIFYAEYENTGPGSNVANRVTWPGYNPAVTENQALRFTVNSFIQGSEWLPETGVLYGASL from the exons ATGGATTCTATCAACTCCTTCAAAGGCTACGGGAAGGTGAAGGAGGCGGAGGAGCAGGCCTTCCGAAAGAAGACCCGACGCCGTCTCACGATCATCGTCGTTTCTGTGATCATCTTGGTCATGATCATCGTCGGGGCAGCCGTCGGATCCGTTATCCACAAGAAGAACAGCAGCTCCGACGGATCCAAGCCGTCGACATCGGCCCCAGTTGACTCCTTGAAAGCCGTCTGCAGCGTCACGCAGTACCCGGATTCGTGCCTCACTAGCATCGCCTCCATCGAGAGCAGCTCGGATAAGGCGGACCCGGAAGAGCTCTTCAAGCTGTCGTTGAAAGTGGCCATTGATGAGCTGTCTAAGATCTCCACATTGCCTGATCGACTCGCGGCCGGCACGACCGATCAACGGCTGAAACTAGCTCTAGCCGATTGCAAAACCATGTTCGAAGATGCCATCGATGAGCTGAATACCTCTTTGTCGTCGATGCTTCCGGGCAAGGGAGAGAAGCTGCTGTCCGATGCGAAGCTCGCTGACATCCGGACGTGGATCAGCACCGCGGCCACCGATCAGGACACGTGCCTGGACGGATTGGCCGAATTTTCTCAGGAATTACGAATCCAGATGGAGAAGGAAATCCGGAATTCGACACAATTCACGAGCAATTCCCTGGCAATTGCAACGAAGATCATGACCATTCTCGAGAAGCTCAACGTCCCGATCCATCGGAAGCTGTTGTCCGTCGGATTCCCAGGATGGGTGTCGTCCAAGGATCGGAAGTTGCTTCAAGAAGCGAAGCCGACGCCGGATGTGACCGTTGCCAAGGACGGCACCGGCCAATTCAAGACGATCGCCGAGGCGGTCGCTTCAGTGCCGAAGAAGAACGAGAAACGGTACGTGATCTACGTCAAAGAAGGCGTCTATGTGGAGAACGTGATCATCGATAAGTCGAAGTGGAACGTGATGATGTACGGGGACGGTCAGGATAAGACGATCGTGTCCGGCAGCAAGAACGTCGTCGACGGGACACCGACATTCTCCACCGCTACTGTCG CTGCTGTTGGAAGGAACTTCATAGCAAAAGACATGAGCTTCAAGAACACAGCTGGTCCAAAGAAGCACCAAGCAGTCGCGCTGCGTGCCGGCTCTGATCGGTCCGTCTTCTTCCAATGCTCCTTCGACGCCTTCCAAGACACTCTCTACGCGCACTCTAACAGACAATTCTACCGAAACTGCGATATCACTGGCACCATCGATTTCATCTTCGGCAATGCAGCTGCCATCTTCCAGGACTGCACCATCCGACCCCGCCAACCAGATACAAACCAGCTGAACACGATCACCGCACAAGGAAAGAACGACCCAAATCAAAACACGGGCATATCAATCCAACAGTGCCAGATAACTGCATTCGACAATTTAACGGCGCCCACTTATCTCGGCAGACCATGGAGGCCATATTCAACGACGATCATCATGCAGTCAGGTATATCGAACATAGTACATCCCGCCGGATGGTTGTCGTGGATCAGCAACACCGTGCCGCCGAAGACGATATTCTATGCCGAGTATGAGAACACTGGGCCCGGATCCAACGTGGCCAATCGGGTGACGTGGCCCGGGTATAATCCGGCGGTTACTGAGAATCAGGCATTGAGATTTACTGTGAATTCGTTCATCCAGGGAAGTGAGTGGTTGCCGGAGACAGGGGTGCTGTACGGGGCTTCGTTGTGA
- the LOC131252186 gene encoding putative invertase inhibitor: protein MASTKAHHLLAFLIISSMAQWAVFAGLHATTNGQDLISTTCKQTLYFDVCMSSLRSNPLSQTADLEGLAAISINLTMAYATEMITHVTDLKGHVKTLDHDTFMAGCLNDCLDEYADAVENLRQSAEALGQRSYGAVNDLVSGAMTDSDTCEEGFTEVPGNVSPLTEKNEYFFKLCSISLAITKLLA from the coding sequence atggcTTCAACAAAGGCCCATCACCTACTGGCTTTCCTCATCATCTCTTCCATGGCCCAATGGGCCGTTTTCGCTGGGCTACATGCCACAACCAACGGCCAAGATTTAATCTCCACGACATGTAAGCAAACCCTCTACTTCGACGTGTGCATGTCTTCGTTGCGGTCCAATCCACTCAGCCAAACGGCTGATCTTGAAGGGCTGGCTGCGATCTCGATTAATCTAACCATGGCCTATGCTACTGAGATGATCACGCACGTGACCGACCTGAAAGGTCACGTGAAAACCTTGGATCATGACACATTCATGGCTGGGTGCTTGAACGACTGCCTGGATGAATATGCAGACGCCGTCGAAAATCTTCGCCAGTCAGCAGAAGCACTGGGCCAGAGATCGTACGGTGCAGTGAACGATCTCGTGTCGGGGGCGATGACGGATTCCGACACGTGCGAGGAAGGGTTTACGGAGGTGCCGGGCAATGTCTCACCACTAACGGAGAAAAACGAGTATTTCTTTAAGCTGTGTAGTATTTCCTTGGCAATTACAAAGCTTCTTGCTTGA